In a single window of the Apteryx mantelli isolate bAptMan1 chromosome 11, bAptMan1.hap1, whole genome shotgun sequence genome:
- the LOC136993058 gene encoding olfactory receptor 14A16-like, which translates to LHYGTLMGSRACVRMAAAAWGSGFLKAVLHTGNTFSLPLCQGNTVDQFFCEVPQILKLSCSDSYLREIGLLVVSGCLSFGCFIFIVVSYVQIFTVVLRMPSEQGRHKAFSMCLPHLAVVSLFISTSFFAYLKPPSISSPALDLVLAVLYAVVPPEDSPV; encoded by the coding sequence ctgcactatgggaccctcatgggcagcagagcttgtgtcagaatggcagcagctgcctggggcagtggttttctcaaagctgtcttgcacactgggaacacattttccttaccgctctgccaaggcaacacagtggaccagttcttctgtgaagttccccagatcctcaagctctcctgctcagactcctacctcagggaaattgggcttcttgtggttagtggctgtttaagctttgggtgtttcattttcattgtggtgtcctacgtgcagatcttcacagttgtgctgaggatgccctctgagcagggcaggcacaaagccttttccatgtgcctccctcacctggccgtggtctccctgttcatcagcacctcattttttgcctacctgaagcccccctctatctcttccccagctctggatctggtgctggccgttctgtatgcggtggtgcctcca